The Bombyx mori chromosome 28, ASM3026992v2 genomic interval gactaactcggtgtgttcggggtccgcgtgttgagtgctggtggtgcactgctcttgcagtgcatcggccagcagctcagccttgtcatcgtcatcgaatgccggtggttggcctgaagggcgtaagaggggaggcatagtagcggtagtttcggatttgagagtcctagctagtcgccagtatgcttggtgggagggcgcgagttgttctaaataactatgccaattatcgttacgcgcgtcgcttaagcgggagtggacttcgcgttgtagacgacgcatctgaatccggtttgaatgcgtgggaagtcgatcgtaggcccggattgccgcgttcctaactcttaagagattcctaagatcgggggacagtctgatgcggtggaagctgtcctccacatcgacttctttagaagatctaatgatcgcggaagagatgtgatcggtaatgatgtttatggattcgacggtgtcctcgggggatggattcgaatccgggccgtaagggaggattggcggaacggcgtcggctaggcacgtgcccagcttattccaatccaccatggtcctcgtaacagtggctgggttgtgagggcgaccgagctgcataaggacaggtcggtggtctgagtcgggctctgacagtgcttcgatggaacgcaagcgcagagttacgttcctaagcaatgccaggtctatagtgctcggacggagcgcgatgttatacggataacatgttggagttgggggaccgactatttcaaaggtgaggtcgtctataaacgcgtcgagacgcctaccgttaacgtttgtacgatggcagttccacctagtgtggtggcaatttaaatcgcctgccaggatgacggagtctcccatgccgaacagtgactcgatgtcactgctcaggaggggcttgtccggggggagataaacggatgcgatgacgatcggctggtgtcccgtcagcgagatacgacacactgacgcctcgatatgtaagagcgagggagtatcgagagggacaacgtgcagggcccgcctatagtaaatggcagtcccgcctttcgaggcggtgagtctgtcattcctaaccatgacgtagttcgcgactttcgggtcgagggcgggtcgctagtttatttatatatttgaattCGAATTTTTGTTTGGAAATTTGTTAACTTAGAAGCAATATATCGCATGCGGCTCATGCTTTTTGGAACGATGAGAATTCTAATGTAGATTTTATGCTAGTGAAATGactttagtcgtcgtggcctaaaggataagacgcccggtgaattcgtatcaagcgatgcaacggtattcgaatcccgcaggcagatcctattttttctaatgaaatacgtactcaccaaatcttcacgattgacatccgcggtgaacgaataacatcgtgtaataaaaatcaaacccgcaatttgtaatttgtgtaatttacttgtggtgggacctcttgtgagtcgtcACCACTACCCTAgatatttttgccgtaaagcagtaatgcgtttcggtttgaaagatagggcagcccttgtactgttaaaactgagaccttaaaactcaggtctcaaggtgggtggcggcatttacgttgtagatgtctatgggctatggtaaccacgtaacaccagatggtccgtgagctcgaccccccacctaagcaataaaaaagctggCCAGAAATATTCCTAATATCCTGTAGTCTACTACTAACATAACTAGAATACTAACATTAAAAACCTATTTCTGTAAACACTTTAAAAGAgataaacattaattaattccTTCTTTAATTGTCTTCAAAGTATATATTTGTTTCAAACAATGACAATTCATTTAACTTCTATTATGTTTAAGAGACACGAAAAGCTACACAGGATCTTCTGCTCACTTCATAATCGGCTTCCAGGAAATATCGTTCAAGCCATTTAGTTGCCTTTTTAGATTCCTTTTGTCTGCCCATTTCGAGTCCAAATAAGCGTCCTCATCATCCAACTCCAGTTTCTTCCACTCCTCTTGCTTTCTGTAGGCGTGGAGCATCAACTGCTTTCGTTCTTCTTCGGACATGATTGGCTCCCGTCCTGGGGCACCTTCGGAAGCGGTGCATATCTTCACCGTTACCTTGGTCTTGTCATTTTTAcctgaaatttttatattttactttgaaatttaCATCcgaaaatatttaacatttggAAATGGAGAATatcctatgacatgtccttcttcaaacgaggcttgtggagagtattaaacggtaggcagcggcttggctctgcccctggcattgctaaagtccatgggagacggtaatcactcaccatcaggtgagccgaatgctcgtctgcctacaagggcaatgaaaatagaaatatcctaaaaaaaaattgctaagtTAAACTACATTTTCTAATCTTCTGTTAGGCATATTGTGAGCTCGCTCGGGTATAATCATTCTGCTTAAAGGTTCTGCGAATCAATGATGCAGTCTGGTCACAAAGACTGCATAACCTTTGTTTTAATGTAACTAAAACATCGagctaatatataaaaaagtacGGGTGAATTCATTTTGACTTGTTTAAGTCCAATAAAACCGTTTACCAGCAAAGGCAATTTTGTCTGGATAATAACACGCTTTTAcgctataaaattaaataaaccaaATTTCAATTAACTGAAACATTCAAATGTTTATTACCTAAATGATCACTCAGCTTATTTCCGCTGATAAATTTCTTGCCACAAGCCCACAAACAAGCTCTTGAAGGATCGATAACTTCGTTTGCAGCCTGAGTCCCGGATAAATCTTCAACGTTATCCAGTTCCATGCGTACCGGGTCATGTGGAGGAAGTCCAGCTGGGAAGACTATTTTCGTTGCTCCTCGTAGCTCATCCAGGGCCCTTGCTACGTCTTTTTGGGTCATGCACTTCTGTAGATCCACcttaaaggaaaaaaatattgacccctagctgacccagcagacttcgtattgcctcaatcgataaataaaagacctaagcttttgtataaaataaacttaaaacaaacaaaaggaatccgtccgtcaggggacacgtcaaagagaaaataaaattgttatttttatttaattccgagcactttcatatttatctgcattttaaaccttctctggacttccacaaataattcaagaccaaaattagccaaatcggtccagccgttctcgagctttagccagactaacgaacagcaattcatttatatattattatatagaatatagatatagataatcgACATGATAAAagaaatctatatttttaagTCGATGTGCGTAGTTACATTCCCGGTAAGCCttgaaacggctggaccgatttcaatgaaattttcaaatcaagAAATCTTCAAATTTTCTTAGCGAACGATTCTGAGAAGTTTACTAGCGATCTGATAAAAATCGGCCAACAAAGACCGGGTTTGCtataaagattttaaaaataaaagacccaGAGTTTCTACTTTTCACAAACAGCGTACTTCTTTTTGTAAGCGTATTGTTTGTGAAAATTTTCGTTAAATAAGCTATATTTCGATTTACGATAACATTCCTCTGATAACTCCAAAATAAATGAAAGCTTTTCCTTAGAATTCTTCGATGTTagagtaaataatgttgatTCGACTTTAATTATGGGAATTTGTgatatttgtttgttgttttgcTTTTTCTTATCACAAAACATTggatttatctttaaaat includes:
- the LOC101744391 gene encoding cilia- and flagella-associated protein 298-A; its protein translation is MVLFHVKRGDESQFLYQTEVEKPVNDVVKDIVAIFNGRLKVTRICHEMEELADHGTFLPLEMQGLTEEQIKELKLEDPWANRCAPQGYVVAKDEMGRRCGLAPPTNLKEVLKKAAETAKDIISKKHVDLQKCMTQKDVARALDELRGATKIVFPAGLPPHDPVRMELDNVEDLSGTQAANEVIDPSRACLWACGKKFISGNKLSDHLGKNDKTKVTVKICTASEGAPGREPIMSEEERKQLMLHAYRKQEEWKKLELDDEDAYLDSKWADKRNLKRQLNGLNDISWKPIMK